A window of Polaromonas hydrogenivorans contains these coding sequences:
- a CDS encoding acyl-CoA dehydrogenase family protein: MALDTESFELLLAAVQRFVRDRLVPAENILEETDDVPADIIEDMKAMGLFGLTVPEEFGGIGLSVSQEVQVNYELGRTAAAFRSVFGTNIGIGSQGILMDGTPEQKSDYLPKVASGELIMSFALTEPDAGSDAASLKTRAELDGDHYVLSGTKRFITNAPRAGAFTLMARTGGPGAGGVSSFIVPADLPGIKLGKTDKKMGQRGTKTCDVILENVRVPRVNIIGGVPGQGFKTAMKVLDRGRLNISAVACGMAQRILEESVGYARDRKQFGKAIGEFQLIQAMLADSQAELLAGWSLVQDVARRFDGKPAHVSDPDISMRVSCAKLFCTEMVGRVADRGVQVHGGAGYINEYPVERFYRDSRLLRLYEGTTQIQQIIIGRELMRHS; the protein is encoded by the coding sequence ATGGCCCTCGATACCGAATCCTTTGAGCTTTTGCTCGCCGCCGTCCAGCGTTTCGTCAGGGACCGTCTGGTTCCCGCCGAAAACATCCTGGAAGAAACCGACGATGTGCCCGCCGACATCATTGAAGACATGAAGGCCATGGGCCTGTTCGGCCTGACCGTCCCCGAGGAATTCGGCGGCATCGGCCTTTCCGTCAGCCAGGAAGTCCAGGTCAACTACGAGCTTGGCCGCACCGCGGCGGCGTTCCGCTCGGTGTTCGGCACCAACATCGGCATCGGCTCGCAGGGCATCCTGATGGACGGCACGCCAGAGCAAAAGAGCGACTACCTGCCCAAGGTCGCCAGCGGCGAACTGATCATGTCGTTCGCGCTGACCGAGCCCGATGCCGGCTCGGATGCCGCGTCGCTCAAGACGCGCGCCGAACTCGACGGCGACCACTACGTGCTGAGCGGCACCAAGCGCTTCATCACCAACGCGCCGCGCGCCGGCGCCTTCACGCTGATGGCGCGCACCGGCGGGCCGGGCGCCGGCGGCGTCTCGTCCTTCATCGTGCCGGCCGACCTGCCGGGCATCAAGCTGGGCAAGACGGACAAGAAAATGGGCCAGCGCGGCACCAAGACCTGCGACGTGATCCTCGAGAACGTGCGCGTGCCAAGAGTCAACATCATCGGCGGCGTTCCCGGCCAGGGCTTCAAGACCGCGATGAAGGTGCTCGACCGTGGCCGGCTGAACATTTCGGCCGTGGCCTGCGGCATGGCGCAGCGCATCCTGGAGGAATCGGTGGGCTACGCTAGAGACCGCAAGCAGTTCGGCAAGGCGATTGGCGAATTCCAGCTGATCCAGGCCATGCTGGCTGACAGCCAGGCCGAACTGCTGGCCGGCTGGTCGCTGGTCCAGGACGTCGCCCGGCGTTTCGACGGCAAGCCGGCCCATGTGTCGGATCCGGACATTTCCATGCGCGTGTCCTGCGCCAAGCTGTTCTGCACCGAGATGGTGGGCCGCGTGGCGGACCGGGGCGTGCAGGTCCACGGCGGCGCCGGCTACATCAACGAGTACCCGGTCGAGCGCTTTTACCGCGACTCTCGCCTGCTGCGCCTGTATGAAGGCACGACGCAAATCCAGCAAATCATCATCGGGCGCGAACTGATGCGCCATAGCTGA
- a CDS encoding enoyl-CoA hydratase: protein MKELHPILTEVRGRVGVITLNRPEQLNALNDALMDALGDALLAFDRDDAIGAIVITGSPKAFAAGADIAAMVDWTYMDVYQGDFITRNWETIRRVRKPVIAAVAGFAMGGGCELALSCDLIIAGESARFALPEIKLAMLPGAGGTQRLPRAIGKAKAMDMCLSARMLDASEADRYGLVSRVVPDEQLLEQTLALAAKIASYSLPALMAIKESVNRSWESSLTEGILYERRELHARFASEDAHEGMHAFLSKRTPVFEHR, encoded by the coding sequence ATGAAAGAACTACACCCCATCCTGACGGAAGTCCGTGGCCGGGTCGGCGTGATCACGCTGAACCGGCCCGAGCAGCTCAATGCCCTGAACGATGCACTGATGGATGCGCTGGGCGACGCCCTGCTGGCGTTCGACCGCGACGACGCGATTGGCGCCATCGTCATCACCGGCAGTCCCAAGGCCTTTGCGGCCGGCGCGGACATCGCCGCCATGGTCGACTGGACCTACATGGACGTGTACCAGGGCGACTTCATCACCCGCAACTGGGAAACCATCCGCCGGGTGCGCAAGCCGGTGATTGCCGCCGTGGCCGGTTTTGCCATGGGCGGCGGCTGCGAACTGGCGCTGTCCTGCGACCTGATCATCGCTGGCGAATCGGCCAGGTTCGCGCTGCCCGAGATCAAGCTGGCGATGCTGCCCGGCGCCGGCGGCACCCAGCGCCTGCCACGCGCCATCGGCAAGGCCAAGGCCATGGACATGTGCCTGTCGGCGCGCATGCTCGACGCGAGTGAGGCCGACCGCTACGGCCTGGTCTCGCGCGTCGTGCCCGATGAGCAGCTGCTGGAACAGACTTTAGCCCTGGCCGCGAAGATCGCCAGTTATTCCCTGCCCGCGCTGATGGCGATCAAGGAGTCGGTGAACCGCAGCTGGGAGTCCTCGCTGACCGAAGGCATCCTGTATGAACGCCGCGAGCTGCATGCGCGCTTTGCCAGCGAAGACGCCCACGAAGGCATGCACGCCTTTTTGTCCAAACGCACTCCGGTGTTCGAACACCGTTGA
- a CDS encoding Bug family tripartite tricarboxylate transporter substrate binding protein, whose product MFTSPKHLLRRRLIQAATAAVCTFGLAGTVLAQTPAWPAKPIRLVVGFAPGGTTDVMARVMAQSLGEALGQTVLVDNKPGAGGNVAATEVIRAPADGYTFLIAPTSVETANPFLFKQTISPAKDLTPVAGVGRSQMYLVVKPQSPFKDAREFIAYAKANPGKLSYASAGPGTPPHLAAEMFKRVTGIFATHIPYRGAAPALQDVMAGQVDYVMDPGIAFPHVRSGKVRMLAVAGANRSSFFPDVPTLAELGFKGAELDIWFGMWAPNGTPPDITARMVREVAKALSLPATKTRYESLGAEPIGLGNAEFKSLLTSETKMLSALIKDSKISVD is encoded by the coding sequence ATGTTCACTTCCCCCAAGCACCTGCTGCGCCGCCGCCTGATCCAGGCGGCCACCGCCGCCGTCTGCACGTTCGGCCTGGCCGGCACAGTCCTGGCCCAGACGCCGGCCTGGCCCGCCAAACCCATCCGGCTCGTGGTCGGCTTTGCCCCCGGTGGCACGACCGATGTCATGGCCCGGGTCATGGCCCAGTCCCTCGGCGAGGCACTCGGGCAAACCGTGCTGGTGGACAACAAGCCCGGCGCAGGCGGCAATGTGGCGGCCACCGAAGTCATCCGCGCGCCGGCCGACGGCTACACCTTCCTGATTGCGCCGACATCGGTCGAGACAGCCAATCCTTTCCTGTTCAAGCAAACCATCAGCCCGGCCAAAGACCTGACGCCGGTGGCCGGCGTCGGACGCAGCCAGATGTACCTGGTGGTCAAGCCACAGTCCCCGTTCAAGGACGCCCGGGAATTCATCGCCTATGCCAAGGCCAACCCGGGCAAGCTGTCTTACGCCTCGGCCGGCCCCGGCACGCCGCCGCATCTGGCCGCCGAGATGTTCAAGCGGGTGACCGGCATTTTTGCCACCCACATTCCCTACCGGGGCGCCGCACCGGCCCTGCAGGACGTGATGGCCGGCCAGGTGGACTATGTGATGGATCCGGGCATCGCCTTTCCGCATGTGCGTTCGGGCAAGGTCCGCATGCTGGCGGTGGCTGGCGCCAATCGCTCGTCCTTCTTTCCTGACGTGCCGACGCTGGCCGAACTCGGCTTCAAGGGGGCCGAACTCGACATCTGGTTCGGCATGTGGGCGCCCAACGGCACGCCGCCCGACATCACCGCCCGCATGGTGCGCGAAGTGGCCAAAGCCTTGAGCCTGCCAGCGACCAAGACCCGTTATGAATCACTGGGCGCCGAGCCGATTGGACTGGGCAACGCCGAGTTCAAGAGCCTGCTGACCAGCGAAACCAAAATGCTGTCCGCCCTCATCAAGGACAGCAAGATCAGCGTGGATTGA
- a CDS encoding acyl-CoA dehydrogenase, which produces MNQAIHSRFQWNDPMLLASQLTDDERQVADAARAYSQDRLAPRVLEAFRNEKTDAAIFREMGDLGLLGATIPEAYGGAGLNYVCYGLVAREVERIDSGYRSMLSVQSSLVMVPINAFGTEATKQKYLPRLATGEWIGCFGLTEPDHGSDPGSMITRARKAPGGYSLSGNKMWITNSPIADVFVVWAKDDEGAIRGFVLEKGWKGLSAPAVHGKVGLRASITGEIVMDAVFCPEENAFPEVRGLKGPFTCLNSARYGIAWGALGAAEDCFERARQYVLDRKQFGKPLAANQLIQKKLADMMTDISLGLQGCLRLGRMKDEGMAAVEVTSIMKRNSCGKALDIARLARDMLGGNGISDEFGVARHLVNLEVVNTYEGTHDVHALILGRAITGIPAF; this is translated from the coding sequence ATGAACCAAGCCATCCACTCCCGCTTTCAATGGAATGACCCGATGCTGCTAGCCAGCCAGCTCACCGACGACGAACGCCAGGTGGCTGACGCGGCTAGAGCCTATTCCCAGGACCGTCTCGCGCCGCGCGTGCTGGAGGCGTTTCGCAACGAGAAAACCGATGCAGCCATCTTTCGCGAAATGGGCGATCTCGGCCTGCTGGGCGCCACCATTCCCGAAGCCTATGGCGGCGCGGGCCTGAACTATGTCTGCTACGGCCTGGTGGCGCGGGAGGTCGAGCGCATCGACTCGGGCTACCGCTCGATGCTGAGCGTGCAGTCCTCGCTGGTCATGGTGCCCATCAATGCCTTCGGCACCGAGGCGACAAAGCAGAAATACCTGCCCAGGCTGGCAACCGGTGAATGGATCGGCTGCTTTGGCCTGACCGAACCGGACCACGGCTCGGACCCCGGCAGCATGATCACCCGCGCCCGCAAGGCGCCGGGCGGCTACAGCCTGAGCGGCAACAAGATGTGGATCACCAACAGCCCGATTGCCGATGTGTTCGTGGTCTGGGCCAAGGACGATGAAGGCGCCATCCGTGGCTTCGTTCTGGAAAAGGGCTGGAAAGGCCTGTCGGCCCCGGCGGTTCACGGCAAGGTCGGGCTGCGCGCCAGCATCACAGGCGAAATCGTGATGGACGCGGTGTTCTGCCCCGAGGAAAACGCCTTTCCCGAGGTGCGCGGCCTCAAGGGTCCGTTCACCTGCCTGAACTCGGCGCGCTACGGCATTGCCTGGGGCGCGCTGGGCGCAGCCGAGGACTGCTTTGAGCGCGCGCGCCAGTATGTGCTGGACCGCAAGCAGTTCGGCAAGCCGCTGGCGGCCAACCAGCTGATCCAGAAAAAACTGGCCGACATGATGACCGACATCTCGCTCGGCCTGCAGGGCTGCCTGCGGCTGGGCCGCATGAAGGATGAGGGCATGGCTGCCGTGGAAGTCACCTCCATCATGAAACGCAATAGCTGCGGCAAGGCGCTGGACATTGCCCGCCTGGCGCGCGACATGCTGGGCGGCAACGGCATCAGCGACGAGTTCGGCGTCGCCCGCCACCTGGTCAACCTGGAAGTGGTCAACACCTACGAGGGAACGCATGACGTGCATGCCCTGATTCTGGGCCGCGCCATCACCGGCATCCCCGCCTTCTGA
- the aliA gene encoding cyclohexanecarboxylate-CoA ligase yields the protein MEFDPVLIAPRRAQSVAQGFWHDRTINDELDACVASCPDKLALTAMRAESGATTRFTYRELAAMADRVAVGLARLGVGRNDVVACQLPNWWQFTITYLACSRIGAVMNPLMHIFRERELSFMLKHGEAKVLIVPKAFRGFDFEQMVTALQPSLPELKHIVVVDGSGANSFDALLSGPAREDAADAQDILTRHRPGPDDVTQLIYTSGTTGEPKGVMHTANTTMANIIPYAQRLRLGADDVVLMASPMAHQTGFMYGLMMPIMLRASAVLLDIWEPLKGIDLIRDQGATFTMASTPFLTDLARNVAESGKAVPTLRTFLCAGAPIPGALVEQARRVLGTKIVSAWGMTENGAVTLIKLDDDDERAFNTDGCPLPGVELKVVDEDGNALPAGQPGKLLVRACSNFGGYLKRPQLNATDADGWFDTGDLAQLDAQGYVRITGRSKDVIIRGGENIPVVEIEYLLYRHPAIAMAAIVAYPDERLGERACAVVVPKPGQSIDLPSIVEFLKSQKVAVQYMPERLIVRDAMPSTPTGKIQKFKLRDMLRDGTV from the coding sequence ATGGAATTCGACCCCGTCCTGATCGCGCCCCGCCGGGCACAAAGCGTGGCCCAGGGCTTCTGGCACGACCGCACCATCAATGATGAGCTGGACGCCTGCGTGGCCAGTTGCCCCGACAAGCTGGCGCTGACCGCCATGCGGGCTGAAAGCGGCGCCACCACGCGCTTCACCTACCGCGAACTCGCAGCCATGGCGGACCGCGTGGCCGTCGGTCTGGCCCGCCTGGGCGTGGGCCGCAACGACGTGGTGGCCTGCCAGCTGCCCAACTGGTGGCAGTTCACCATCACCTACCTGGCCTGCTCGCGCATCGGCGCGGTGATGAACCCGCTGATGCACATCTTCCGGGAGCGCGAGCTGTCCTTCATGCTCAAGCACGGCGAGGCCAAGGTGCTGATCGTGCCCAAGGCGTTTCGCGGCTTCGACTTCGAACAGATGGTGACCGCGCTGCAGCCCAGCCTGCCCGAGCTGAAGCATATCGTCGTGGTCGATGGCAGCGGCGCCAACAGCTTCGACGCGCTGCTGAGCGGCCCGGCCCGGGAAGACGCCGCCGATGCGCAGGACATCCTGACGCGCCACCGGCCCGGCCCCGACGACGTGACGCAGCTCATCTACACCTCGGGCACCACCGGCGAGCCCAAGGGCGTGATGCACACGGCCAACACCACCATGGCCAACATCATTCCCTACGCGCAGCGCCTGCGGCTGGGCGCGGACGACGTGGTGCTGATGGCTTCGCCGATGGCGCACCAGACCGGCTTCATGTATGGCCTGATGATGCCCATCATGCTGCGCGCCAGCGCCGTGCTGCTCGACATCTGGGAGCCGCTTAAGGGCATCGACCTGATTCGCGACCAAGGGGCGACCTTCACCATGGCCTCGACGCCCTTCCTGACCGATCTGGCCCGCAATGTGGCCGAGTCCGGCAAGGCCGTGCCGACGCTGCGCACCTTCCTCTGCGCTGGCGCCCCGATTCCGGGCGCGCTGGTGGAACAGGCGCGCCGGGTGCTGGGCACCAAGATCGTTTCGGCCTGGGGCATGACCGAAAACGGCGCCGTCACCCTGATCAAACTCGACGATGACGACGAACGCGCCTTCAACACCGATGGCTGCCCGCTGCCGGGCGTGGAACTCAAGGTGGTCGATGAGGACGGTAATGCGCTTCCTGCGGGTCAGCCCGGCAAGCTGCTGGTGCGCGCCTGCTCCAACTTTGGCGGCTACCTCAAGCGCCCGCAGCTGAACGCCACCGATGCCGACGGCTGGTTCGACACCGGCGACCTGGCCCAGCTGGACGCGCAGGGCTACGTCCGCATCACCGGCCGCAGCAAGGACGTGATCATTCGCGGCGGCGAGAACATTCCGGTGGTCGAGATCGAGTATCTGCTGTACCGGCATCCGGCCATCGCCATGGCGGCCATCGTGGCCTATCCGGACGAACGGCTGGGCGAGCGCGCCTGCGCCGTGGTGGTGCCCAAGCCGGGCCAGAGCATCGACCTGCCCTCCATCGTTGAATTCCTGAAATCCCAGAAAGTCGCCGTGCAGTACATGCCCGAGCGGCTGATCGTGCGCGATGCCATGCCGTCCACGCCCACCGGAAAAATCCAGAAGTTCAAGCTGCGCGACATGCTTCGCGACGGCACGGTTTAA
- the aliB gene encoding cyclohexanecarboxyl-CoA dehydrogenase: MNPNPYIDEDLQALAEHARRFATNRVAPGFLERDQTRVLDRALLREMGELGFICPELPEEFGGQGMGCLAAGVIHEEIARADLSFSYLNLLASLNGQILSKYGNPEVVKPWLQKLTQGEAICAIALTEPRGGSDAANLRLRIERISEGGSDFYVINGEKTSISAADQADITVVFGRTGKPEDGAHGVTALLVPMDLPGLSTNRFDCHGQRAIGRGSIFFENVRVPVSHRLGDENKGFVQVMHGFDFSRSLIGLQVLAVARVALDETWEYITQRQAFGQPLSAFQGVTHPLAQFDTEVEGARLLCLQGLWLKDKGLPHTAEAGMAKWWGPKLAYDVIHQCLLCFGHGGYDRGLMEQRLRDVLGFQIGDGTAQIMKTVIARVRAGRKFVPA; this comes from the coding sequence ATGAACCCGAACCCCTATATCGACGAAGACCTGCAGGCGCTGGCTGAGCACGCGCGCCGCTTTGCCACCAACCGTGTCGCACCCGGCTTCTTGGAGCGCGACCAGACGCGCGTTCTGGACCGAGCGCTGCTGCGCGAGATGGGTGAACTCGGGTTCATCTGTCCCGAGCTGCCCGAAGAGTTCGGCGGCCAAGGCATGGGCTGCCTCGCTGCTGGCGTGATCCACGAGGAAATCGCCCGCGCCGACCTGAGCTTTTCCTACCTGAACCTGCTGGCGTCGCTGAACGGCCAGATCCTGTCCAAGTACGGCAACCCCGAGGTGGTCAAGCCCTGGCTGCAAAAGCTCACCCAGGGCGAGGCGATTTGCGCCATCGCCCTGACCGAGCCGCGCGGCGGCTCCGACGCGGCCAACCTGCGCCTGCGCATCGAGCGCATCAGTGAAGGTGGTAGCGACTTCTACGTCATCAACGGCGAGAAGACCTCGATCTCGGCGGCCGACCAGGCCGACATCACGGTGGTGTTTGGCCGCACCGGCAAGCCCGAGGATGGCGCCCATGGCGTGACCGCCCTGCTGGTGCCGATGGACTTGCCCGGCTTGAGCACCAACCGCTTCGACTGCCATGGCCAGCGCGCCATCGGGCGCGGCTCGATCTTCTTCGAGAACGTGCGCGTGCCCGTCAGCCACCGCCTGGGCGACGAGAACAAGGGCTTCGTGCAGGTGATGCACGGCTTTGATTTCTCGCGCTCGCTGATCGGCCTGCAAGTCCTGGCCGTGGCCCGCGTGGCCCTCGATGAAACCTGGGAATACATCACCCAGCGCCAGGCCTTCGGCCAGCCGCTGTCGGCTTTCCAGGGCGTGACGCATCCGCTGGCCCAGTTCGACACCGAAGTCGAAGGCGCCCGCCTGCTGTGCCTGCAGGGCCTGTGGCTCAAGGACAAGGGTTTGCCGCACACGGCGGAAGCCGGCATGGCCAAGTGGTGGGGACCCAAGCTGGCCTACGACGTGATCCACCAGTGCCTGCTGTGCTTCGGCCACGGCGGCTACGACCGGGGCCTGATGGAGCAGCGCCTGCGCGACGTGCTGGGCTTCCAGATCGGCGACGGCACGGCCCAGATCATGAAGACCGTCATTGCGCGCGTGCGCGCCGGACGCAAGTTCGTGCCGGCCTGA